One region of Agrobacterium tumefaciens genomic DNA includes:
- a CDS encoding metallopeptidase family protein: MARIDQTDDWRDRHAPTLSAFESLAIEAYGHLPEEFRALTKDLVIEISDFPTDEVFEDMALETPFDLLGLFEGRGISERFTMETGEMVNRITLYRRPILDYWAENEETLGDIITHVLIHEIGHHFGLSDDDMERIEESADEAAAER, from the coding sequence ATGGCCCGCATAGACCAGACCGACGATTGGCGGGACCGCCATGCGCCGACACTTTCCGCCTTCGAGTCGCTTGCGATCGAGGCATATGGCCACCTGCCAGAAGAATTCCGTGCATTGACCAAGGATCTCGTCATCGAGATCTCTGATTTCCCAACAGACGAAGTGTTCGAGGACATGGCGCTCGAAACACCGTTCGACTTGCTGGGATTGTTCGAGGGGCGCGGTATCTCCGAACGTTTCACCATGGAAACCGGCGAGATGGTGAACCGCATCACGCTTTATCGCCGCCCCATTCTCGACTACTGGGCCGAGAATGAGGAAACGCTAGGCGACATCATCACCCATGTCCTCATCCACGAGATCGGCCATCACTTCGGCCTGTCGGATGACGACATGGAGCGGATCGAAGAAAGCGCCGACGAGGCCGCGGCGGAGCGCTGA
- a CDS encoding DUF1737 domain-containing protein, with translation MKVYRFITGPDDAKFCHRVTEALNKGWELAGSPSYAFNAASGVMHCGQAVTKVVEGKEYHPDMKLGEQ, from the coding sequence GTGAAGGTCTATCGTTTCATTACAGGTCCCGATGACGCGAAGTTCTGTCACCGGGTCACCGAAGCTCTGAACAAGGGGTGGGAACTTGCCGGTTCACCCAGCTACGCCTTCAACGCCGCAAGCGGCGTCATGCATTGCGGCCAGGCCGTGACCAAGGTGGTCGAGGGCAAGGAATACCACCCGGATATGAAGCTCGGCGAGCAATAA
- a CDS encoding HpcH/HpaI aldolase/citrate lyase family protein, whose product MTNFFENIPVRPRRSLLSVPAINVRALEKIRDLDCDGVILDLEDSVAPDVKGEARENLGRLFSDAHFAGREIIIRINPLSTPDGMEDLKLVLSCRPDAVLLPKVEQPADINDVADLLAEADAPQGLKIWAMIETPLGVLNAASIADAAHTPDGRLAAFVLGLNDLRKETRVPSVPGRTYLVPWMMQVVLAARAYGLDVIDSVSNDFRDIAAFGTECEQGHAMGFDGKMLIHPAQIEPANRHFGPDEAAVAEARVIIDAFAKPESVELNVINMNGRMIERLHVSQAERLVAMADIIAQRKAQKT is encoded by the coding sequence ATGACTAATTTTTTCGAAAATATTCCTGTGAGACCGCGCCGTTCGCTGCTGTCGGTTCCGGCAATCAATGTCAGGGCGCTCGAAAAAATCCGCGATCTCGATTGCGATGGGGTTATTCTCGATCTGGAGGATTCCGTTGCACCCGATGTGAAGGGCGAAGCGCGAGAGAATCTGGGCAGGCTGTTTTCGGATGCGCACTTTGCGGGACGCGAGATCATTATCCGTATCAATCCGCTGTCAACGCCGGATGGTATGGAGGATTTAAAGCTCGTGCTTTCCTGCCGGCCGGATGCGGTATTATTACCGAAGGTAGAGCAGCCCGCCGATATTAACGATGTGGCCGATCTTCTGGCGGAGGCCGATGCGCCCCAGGGCTTGAAAATCTGGGCGATGATCGAGACGCCGCTCGGTGTGTTGAACGCAGCGTCCATTGCTGACGCTGCCCATACGCCGGATGGACGGCTTGCCGCTTTCGTCCTCGGACTCAACGATCTGCGCAAGGAGACACGGGTTCCTTCCGTGCCCGGGCGAACCTACCTCGTGCCATGGATGATGCAGGTGGTGCTTGCCGCCCGCGCCTATGGGCTTGATGTCATCGATAGCGTGTCGAATGATTTTCGCGATATCGCGGCTTTTGGCACCGAGTGCGAGCAGGGCCACGCCATGGGCTTCGATGGCAAGATGCTGATCCACCCGGCCCAGATCGAGCCCGCCAATCGTCACTTCGGCCCCGATGAGGCCGCTGTCGCTGAAGCCAGGGTGATTATTGACGCTTTCGCAAAACCCGAATCTGTGGAATTGAACGTCATCAACATGAACGGGCGGATGATCGAACGGCTGCATGTTAGCCAAGCCGAAAGGCTGGTCGCCATGGCCGATATCATCGCACAACGAAAGGCGCAAAAGACGTGA
- the leuD gene encoding 3-isopropylmalate dehydratase small subunit, producing the protein MEKFTKLTGVAAPMPVVNIDTDMIIPKDYLKTIKRTGLGTGLFAESRYLEDGSPNPDFVLNKPAYQNAQILVAGDNFGCGSSREHAPWALLDFGIRCVISTSFADIFYNNCFKNGILPVVVSPENLEKLLDDASRGSNAVLSIDLERQEISGPDGGTITFEIDEFKRHCMLNGLDDIGLTLEHSGAIDTFEKATASVRPWA; encoded by the coding sequence ATGGAAAAATTCACCAAGCTGACGGGCGTTGCTGCGCCCATGCCGGTCGTCAATATCGACACCGATATGATCATTCCCAAAGACTATCTTAAGACCATCAAGCGCACGGGTCTTGGCACCGGCCTTTTTGCCGAGTCGCGTTATCTCGAAGATGGCTCGCCCAATCCAGATTTTGTGCTGAACAAGCCCGCTTACCAGAACGCCCAGATCCTCGTCGCGGGCGATAATTTTGGCTGCGGCTCTTCGCGCGAACATGCACCATGGGCGCTTCTCGATTTCGGCATCCGCTGCGTGATCTCCACCAGCTTCGCCGATATCTTTTATAACAACTGTTTCAAGAACGGCATTCTGCCTGTCGTCGTCAGCCCCGAGAATCTCGAAAAGCTGTTGGACGACGCCTCGCGCGGCTCGAACGCCGTTCTGTCCATCGATCTGGAACGTCAGGAAATCAGCGGCCCTGATGGCGGCACGATCACCTTCGAGATCGATGAATTCAAGCGCCATTGCATGCTGAACGGCCTCGACGACATCGGCCTGACACTGGAGCATTCCGGCGCCATCGACACGTTCGAAAAGGCAACTGCCTCGGTCCGCCCCTGGGCCTGA
- the leuB gene encoding 3-isopropylmalate dehydrogenase, which translates to MTVRTLFLLPGDGIGPEAMAEVRKLIDYMNSAKNAGFTTQEGLVGGSAYDAHGVAISDADMEKALAADAILFGAVGGPKWDGVPYEHRPEAGLLRLRKDLELFANLRPAICYPALAEASSLKPELVEGLDILIVRELTGGVYFGEPKQIIDLGNGQKRGIDTQIYDTFEIERIASVAFELARTRDNRVCSMEKRNVMKSGVLWNQVVTETHAAKYKDVQLEHMLADAGGMQLVRKPKQFDVIVTDNLFGDMLSDVAAMLTGSLGMLPSASLGAPDAKTGKRKAMYEPVHGSAPDIAGKGIANPIAMIASFAMCLRYSFNMVDEATKLETAIANVLDKGIRTADIMSDGSRQVSTSEMGDAVLAEFKALSA; encoded by the coding sequence ATGACAGTCCGCACGCTTTTCCTTCTGCCCGGTGACGGTATCGGCCCCGAGGCCATGGCCGAAGTCCGCAAACTGATCGACTATATGAACAGCGCGAAAAATGCCGGCTTCACCACGCAGGAAGGTCTGGTCGGCGGCTCCGCTTATGATGCCCATGGCGTCGCGATTTCCGACGCAGATATGGAAAAGGCCCTTGCCGCCGATGCGATCCTGTTTGGCGCCGTGGGCGGCCCGAAGTGGGATGGCGTTCCCTACGAACACCGCCCGGAAGCCGGCCTGCTTCGCCTGCGCAAGGATCTCGAACTTTTCGCCAACCTGCGCCCCGCCATCTGCTACCCGGCACTTGCCGAAGCCTCCTCACTGAAGCCGGAGCTGGTAGAGGGTCTCGATATCCTCATCGTCCGCGAATTGACGGGCGGTGTCTATTTCGGCGAGCCCAAGCAGATCATCGACCTCGGCAACGGCCAGAAGCGCGGTATCGACACGCAGATCTACGACACCTTCGAGATCGAGCGCATCGCCAGCGTCGCTTTCGAACTGGCACGCACACGCGACAACCGCGTCTGCTCCATGGAGAAGCGCAACGTCATGAAGTCTGGCGTTTTGTGGAACCAGGTCGTCACCGAAACCCACGCTGCGAAATACAAGGACGTTCAGCTGGAGCATATGCTGGCCGATGCCGGCGGCATGCAGCTGGTGCGCAAGCCCAAACAGTTCGACGTGATCGTGACCGACAACCTCTTCGGCGACATGCTTTCCGACGTCGCTGCCATGCTGACGGGCTCGCTCGGCATGCTGCCGTCGGCATCGCTTGGTGCACCAGATGCCAAGACCGGCAAGCGCAAGGCCATGTACGAGCCGGTGCACGGTTCGGCACCTGACATTGCCGGCAAGGGCATCGCCAACCCCATTGCCATGATCGCGTCATTCGCCATGTGCCTGCGCTATTCGTTCAATATGGTTGATGAGGCAACGAAGCTCGAAACTGCAATTGCGAACGTGCTCGACAAGGGCATCCGCACCGCCGACATCATGTCCGACGGTTCCCGTCAGGTCAGCACCTCCGAAATGGGTGACGCGGTTCTCGCAGAATTCAAGGCGCTTTCGGCGTGA
- a CDS encoding cytochrome-c peroxidase, producing MKRLRLFISAALAVAMIPVPLEIGAGQMRAHGGEDYATLEKLGAALFDDANLSMNRTMACSTCHMQAAGFSDARESDKVGRDVSLGDDGISLGDRNAPTAAYARFTPPFGRNAAGEYVGGQFWDGRASLLEDQAGGPPLNPIEMGMPDKASVVKRLKENPDYVAAFGTQFGSDVFQSDEGAFAAMTKALASFERSDEFSTFDSRYDRFLRGEEKLTDQEELGRVLISSTQFTNCNTCHEIRGAKGLEDGLFTNHKYFNIGVPANTSVRAANGSKPDAVDLGLAQNPAVAGDPAQRGKFKVPTLRNVAVTGPYMHNGVFKDLRTVVLFYVKYKSKKPSRQINPETGKTWDAPEVPDNIAMTELTSAPALDDKRVDAIVAFLKTLTDKRYEHLLPKEDGQATVPPAQPVAVSVTPKAP from the coding sequence ATGAAAAGACTGCGCCTATTCATTTCTGCCGCCCTTGCCGTGGCCATGATACCGGTTCCGCTCGAGATCGGTGCTGGTCAAATGCGGGCTCATGGCGGCGAAGATTATGCAACGCTTGAAAAACTCGGCGCGGCGCTGTTCGATGATGCCAATCTCTCCATGAACCGGACGATGGCGTGTTCCACCTGCCATATGCAGGCGGCGGGTTTTTCCGATGCGCGCGAAAGCGACAAGGTCGGGCGGGACGTCTCTCTCGGCGATGACGGGATTTCGCTGGGCGACCGCAATGCGCCGACTGCAGCCTATGCCCGGTTCACGCCGCCATTCGGCAGGAACGCTGCGGGAGAGTATGTCGGCGGGCAATTCTGGGATGGTCGTGCCTCCCTGCTGGAAGACCAGGCGGGTGGACCACCGCTCAACCCGATCGAAATGGGCATGCCGGATAAAGCCTCTGTCGTCAAACGGCTGAAGGAAAACCCTGATTATGTTGCGGCGTTCGGCACACAGTTCGGCAGCGATGTTTTCCAGAGTGACGAAGGCGCCTTTGCTGCGATGACCAAGGCGCTGGCGAGCTTCGAGCGTTCCGATGAATTCTCCACCTTCGATTCCAGGTATGACCGTTTCCTGCGCGGCGAAGAAAAGCTGACCGATCAGGAGGAGCTGGGCCGGGTTCTGATCTCCTCGACACAGTTCACCAATTGCAATACCTGCCATGAAATCCGTGGCGCCAAGGGTTTGGAAGACGGCCTCTTCACCAACCACAAATATTTCAACATCGGTGTTCCGGCCAACACGTCGGTCAGGGCAGCCAACGGCTCCAAGCCGGATGCGGTCGATCTCGGATTGGCGCAAAATCCCGCCGTGGCCGGCGATCCGGCTCAGCGCGGCAAGTTCAAGGTGCCTACTCTTCGCAACGTCGCCGTCACTGGTCCCTACATGCACAATGGCGTGTTTAAGGATCTGCGCACGGTGGTGCTGTTTTACGTGAAATACAAAAGCAAGAAACCCAGCCGGCAGATCAACCCTGAAACGGGTAAAACCTGGGATGCGCCGGAAGTGCCTGATAATATCGCTATGACAGAGCTGACTTCCGCACCGGCGCTGGACGACAAGCGTGTGGACGCCATCGTCGCCTTTTTGAAGACGCTGACTGACAAAAGATATGAACATCTTTTGCCAAAGGAAGATGGGCAAGCGACCGTGCCGCCTGCCCAACCGGTTGCCGTCAGCGTCACGCCGAAAGCGCCTTGA
- a CDS encoding cobyrinate a,c-diamide synthase, which translates to MTTRAIIIGAPRSGSGKTSVTIGLLRAFARRGIKVRGIKTGPDYIDPGFHAFATGTSGLNLDSWAMQPELLRHLLLQQADGADLVLIESAMGLFDGIPVAENRTGSAADLARLFGIPVLLVLDVSGQSQTAAAVAYGFAHYDPVVTMAAVVLNRAGSERHRTLCTEAIEKIGLPVAGCVMRDPSLILPERHLGLVQASEHPEIDAHIERLADAMERSIDLDALLSLAAPVDVPSGSVEAAIAPPGQRIALADDAAFTFLYPHLKNHWHAAGAEIVPFSPLADEAPDETCDICWLPGGYPELYAERLTDAAGFKAGIVRFAETKPVHGECGGYMVLGAALEDADGVTHAMTGLLSHATSFATRKMNLGYRQAAIVADGPLGKAGEVLRGHEFHYARVIDPGHDEPFAQIADGQGRPLGPSGGRRGLVSGTFFHAIAKAG; encoded by the coding sequence ATGACCACACGGGCGATCATCATCGGCGCACCGCGCTCTGGATCCGGCAAGACCAGCGTAACAATCGGCTTGCTCAGGGCCTTTGCCCGGCGCGGCATAAAGGTGCGCGGCATCAAGACGGGGCCGGATTATATCGACCCCGGCTTCCATGCCTTCGCCACCGGCACATCCGGCCTCAATCTCGACAGCTGGGCCATGCAGCCGGAATTGCTTCGACACCTGCTGTTGCAGCAGGCTGATGGTGCTGACCTCGTTTTGATCGAAAGCGCCATGGGCCTGTTCGACGGTATCCCCGTGGCGGAAAACCGCACCGGTTCTGCGGCGGATCTGGCCCGGCTGTTCGGCATTCCCGTGCTGCTGGTGTTGGATGTGTCGGGTCAATCGCAGACAGCCGCTGCTGTTGCCTATGGTTTTGCCCACTATGATCCTGTTGTCACCATGGCGGCGGTGGTGCTGAACCGCGCCGGCAGCGAAAGACACCGGACGCTGTGCACGGAGGCCATCGAAAAAATCGGTCTGCCTGTCGCAGGATGCGTCATGCGTGATCCGTCACTCATCCTGCCGGAACGGCATCTGGGGCTGGTGCAGGCCAGCGAACATCCGGAAATCGACGCGCATATAGAACGGCTGGCGGATGCGATGGAAAGGTCCATTGATCTCGATGCCTTGCTTTCGCTCGCTGCGCCTGTAGATGTGCCCTCCGGCTCGGTGGAGGCAGCGATTGCGCCGCCCGGCCAGCGCATCGCGCTTGCAGACGACGCGGCTTTCACCTTTCTTTATCCGCACCTCAAGAACCACTGGCATGCAGCGGGGGCGGAGATCGTGCCCTTCTCACCGCTGGCCGACGAGGCGCCCGATGAGACCTGCGACATTTGCTGGCTGCCAGGTGGTTATCCCGAACTTTACGCTGAAAGGCTTACCGATGCTGCCGGGTTTAAAGCGGGGATTGTCCGTTTTGCCGAGACGAAGCCGGTGCATGGCGAGTGCGGCGGCTATATGGTTTTGGGAGCGGCGCTGGAAGATGCCGATGGTGTCACCCATGCCATGACCGGGCTTCTGTCACATGCCACCAGTTTCGCCACGCGCAAGATGAACCTCGGTTACCGGCAGGCTGCAATCGTGGCAGATGGGCCGCTGGGCAAAGCGGGCGAAGTTCTGCGCGGCCACGAGTTTCACTATGCGCGTGTTATCGATCCGGGTCACGATGAGCCTTTCGCTCAGATCGCTGACGGACAGGGTCGTCCGCTCGGCCCCTCCGGTGGCAGGCGGGGTCTTGTTTCAGGCACTTTCTTCCACGCGATAGCCAAAGCCGGGTAA
- the cobA gene encoding uroporphyrinogen-III C-methyltransferase, whose product MSIAQVLNSIAAKGPVFEAGHVWLAGAGPGDVRYLTLEVALALSQADVIVRDALVSDDVVSLGPQAEIVFAGKRGGKPSATQDDITASLIDLARQGKKVLRLKGGDPFIFGRGGEEAEALVRAGISFRILPGMTSSLAALASARIPATMRGISRAVTLATGHAAGTEEDLDWLELAKTQEPIVVYMGLKNIGSIAGLLMQGGRSGKTPVAVIMSATTAQERIFIGTLESIADDAKREKFEAPALIVIGEIVSMRDRLGVPTL is encoded by the coding sequence ATGTCGATAGCGCAGGTTTTGAACAGCATCGCCGCAAAAGGTCCGGTCTTTGAGGCCGGGCATGTCTGGCTCGCAGGCGCGGGTCCGGGCGATGTGCGTTATCTGACGCTCGAAGTGGCGCTCGCCCTTTCGCAGGCCGATGTGATCGTGCGCGACGCGCTGGTGAGCGACGATGTCGTTTCCCTCGGGCCCCAGGCTGAAATCGTGTTTGCCGGCAAGCGCGGCGGCAAGCCGTCGGCAACACAGGACGACATCACCGCCTCCCTGATTGATCTCGCCCGACAGGGTAAGAAGGTGTTGCGGCTTAAGGGTGGCGATCCGTTTATTTTCGGGCGTGGCGGCGAAGAGGCGGAGGCGCTTGTCCGCGCCGGCATCTCATTTCGTATCTTGCCGGGCATGACCTCGTCGCTTGCAGCCCTTGCTTCAGCGCGCATTCCCGCCACCATGCGCGGTATCAGCCGCGCTGTCACGCTTGCCACCGGCCATGCCGCCGGGACCGAAGAGGATCTGGATTGGCTGGAATTGGCGAAGACACAGGAACCCATCGTCGTTTATATGGGGCTTAAGAACATAGGCTCGATCGCCGGTCTTCTGATGCAGGGCGGTCGTTCGGGCAAGACGCCGGTCGCCGTCATCATGTCGGCAACGACCGCGCAAGAACGGATTTTCATCGGCACACTGGAAAGCATAGCTGACGATGCAAAACGGGAAAAATTCGAGGCGCCGGCGCTGATCGTTATTGGCGAGATCGTTTCGATGCGCGACCGACTTGGGGTGCCGACCTTATGA
- a CDS encoding cobalt-precorrin-5B (C(1))-methyltransferase has translation METDGKTLRRGWTTGTCAAAATKAACAALLTGEFPYPVEVELPSGARPAFSLATEEKGENFARAGVVKDAGDDPDVTHGALIESTVRRGKPGSGITFKAGKGVGTITRPGLPLPPGEPAINPVPRKMIETAIREVAGDDADFEVEISVRDGEKIAEKTLNGRLGIVGGISILGTTGIVIPFSCSAWIHSIWRGIDVARATGCTHLLGATGNTSEKAGQAVYGLPETALIDMGDFIGGMLKYLRSHPVERVTIAGGVAKMTKLAQGMLDVHSKKGLADLDALAVLATEAGGDENLALAIRQANMVAHAFELAERAGIDLGAIVAEKAWVTAAAALKVPGIELDILVFDRQGTLKGRTASTPSHQPFASSFGERNRRT, from the coding sequence ATGGAAACGGATGGAAAGACCCTTCGCCGCGGCTGGACCACGGGCACTTGCGCGGCAGCCGCCACGAAGGCGGCCTGCGCTGCCCTTCTGACCGGCGAGTTTCCTTACCCTGTCGAAGTCGAACTTCCAAGCGGCGCGAGGCCGGCATTTTCTCTCGCCACCGAGGAAAAAGGTGAAAACTTCGCAAGAGCCGGCGTCGTCAAGGATGCAGGCGACGATCCCGACGTGACCCATGGTGCGCTTATCGAAAGCACCGTGCGACGGGGAAAGCCCGGCAGCGGCATCACCTTCAAGGCCGGAAAAGGCGTCGGCACCATCACCCGGCCTGGATTGCCCCTGCCGCCTGGCGAACCCGCGATCAACCCCGTACCGCGCAAGATGATCGAAACCGCCATTCGCGAAGTAGCCGGTGACGATGCCGATTTCGAAGTCGAGATTTCCGTTCGGGACGGCGAGAAAATCGCGGAAAAGACCCTGAATGGCAGGCTCGGTATTGTCGGCGGCATTTCCATCCTTGGCACCACCGGCATCGTTATCCCGTTTTCCTGCTCGGCATGGATCCACTCCATCTGGCGCGGCATCGATGTGGCGCGCGCCACCGGCTGCACCCATCTGCTCGGCGCGACCGGCAACACCTCGGAAAAGGCGGGGCAGGCAGTGTACGGCCTGCCAGAGACCGCACTGATCGACATGGGTGATTTTATCGGTGGCATGCTGAAATATCTGCGCAGCCACCCCGTCGAACGGGTAACCATTGCCGGCGGCGTCGCCAAGATGACCAAGCTCGCCCAGGGCATGCTGGACGTGCATTCCAAGAAAGGCCTGGCCGATCTTGATGCGCTGGCGGTACTCGCAACCGAGGCTGGCGGAGATGAAAATCTTGCCCTCGCCATTCGTCAGGCCAACATGGTTGCTCACGCCTTTGAGCTGGCCGAACGCGCGGGGATAGACCTCGGCGCGATCGTTGCGGAAAAAGCCTGGGTAACAGCGGCTGCCGCTTTGAAGGTGCCCGGCATCGAGCTTGATATTCTGGTGTTCGATCGTCAGGGCACGCTCAAGGGACGCACCGCCTCCACGCCGTCGCATCAGCCCTTCGCATCTTCCTTCGGGGAGCGGAACCGCCGGACATAA
- the cobM gene encoding precorrin-4 C(11)-methyltransferase: MTVHFIGAGPGAADLITVRGRDLIAACPVCLYAGSLVPKALIEYCPTDARIVDTAALSLDEIEAEFVAAAKAGKDVARLHSGDLSVWSAMGEQIRRLERLGLDYTVTPGVPSFAAAAATLQRELTVPEVAQSLVLTRISGRASKMPEGETLKAFGATGATLAIHLAIHAIGKVVEELTPLYGSDCPVAIVVRASWPDERVIRGTLFDIEGKLAAEPVERTALIFVGHGLASTDFRESALYSTDYVRRFRSPKEDAKG; this comes from the coding sequence ATGACGGTTCATTTCATCGGCGCCGGTCCGGGCGCCGCCGATCTCATCACGGTGCGCGGGCGCGATCTTATCGCTGCCTGCCCGGTCTGCCTTTATGCCGGCTCGCTGGTGCCGAAGGCGCTGATCGAGTATTGCCCGACGGATGCACGCATTGTCGATACGGCAGCACTGTCGCTTGATGAGATCGAGGCGGAGTTCGTTGCGGCGGCAAAGGCCGGCAAGGATGTGGCACGGCTGCATTCCGGTGATCTATCCGTTTGGAGTGCCATGGGTGAACAGATCCGCCGGCTGGAACGGCTGGGTCTCGATTATACCGTGACTCCAGGTGTGCCCTCTTTCGCTGCTGCCGCTGCCACCCTGCAGCGGGAATTGACGGTGCCGGAAGTGGCGCAAAGTCTTGTTCTGACCCGTATTTCGGGCCGCGCTTCGAAAATGCCCGAGGGCGAGACGCTGAAAGCCTTCGGTGCGACGGGGGCGACACTTGCCATCCATCTCGCCATCCATGCCATCGGCAAGGTGGTGGAAGAACTGACGCCGCTTTATGGTTCCGATTGCCCAGTCGCCATCGTTGTCCGCGCCTCCTGGCCGGATGAGCGGGTCATTCGCGGCACGTTGTTCGACATCGAAGGAAAACTGGCGGCCGAACCGGTGGAGCGGACGGCGCTGATCTTCGTCGGGCATGGGCTTGCCTCTACGGATTTTCGCGAGAGCGCACTTTATAGTACCGATTATGTCCGGCGGTTCCGCTCCCCGAAGGAAGATGCGAAGGGCTGA
- a CDS encoding cobalamin biosynthesis protein encodes MVTVAGLGCRKGTGSDAIIAAVHAAELAFGMTVECLATAPLKAKEAGLAEAAKRLALPLEIVSKEQLEAAASKTMTFSQASLDHAGTPSVSEAAALAAAGENARLVAARLVVGDVTVAIATTSDARNGRAIEHGEQQ; translated from the coding sequence ATGGTGACTGTCGCTGGCCTAGGCTGCCGCAAGGGCACGGGTTCAGATGCAATTATTGCAGCCGTGCACGCTGCCGAGCTTGCTTTTGGCATGACCGTTGAATGCTTGGCGACTGCGCCGCTCAAGGCAAAAGAAGCTGGTCTTGCGGAAGCGGCGAAACGTCTGGCGCTGCCGCTTGAAATCGTATCGAAGGAACAGCTCGAGGCGGCTGCTTCGAAAACAATGACATTTTCACAGGCAAGCCTTGATCATGCCGGGACGCCCAGCGTCAGTGAAGCGGCGGCACTTGCTGCCGCCGGAGAAAATGCGCGGCTGGTCGCGGCGCGTCTCGTGGTTGGCGATGTGACGGTAGCCATCGCCACGACGAGCGACGCGCGAAATGGCCGCGCCATCGAACATGGAGAACAACAATGA
- the cbiE gene encoding precorrin-6y C5,15-methyltransferase (decarboxylating) subunit CbiE, whose protein sequence is MTSEYSGTGNASTEKKGKPWLFIVGIGEDGLDGLGRNAVAAIEAAEIVFGGKRHLELAAAAIRGEARPWPVPFDAEMSDVVALRGRRVCVLASGDPFFYGAGVTLLRRIPSEETVCYPSPSAFSQAAARLGWALQSTECVSLHGRSIDLLRPHLHPGARIIALTSDERAPALIAELLSQSGFGQSEFVLLEALGGKRERRRQIRAVDFTFDDIDPLNVVAIDVVAAEGARVLPFVQGLDDSLFEHDGQITKREIRAVTLSSLAPRRGELLWDIGAGSGSIGIEWMLSHPSLRAIAIEQHPERAERIARNAEAFGVPGLEVMIGAAPAAFEGLPQPDAIFIGGGGSETGVFEAALEALKPGGRLVANAVTLEMEAVLLAAHARFGGSMIRLDVSRVVAVGSMSGWRPAMPVTQWSWVKPW, encoded by the coding sequence ATGACGTCTGAATATTCCGGAACGGGCAACGCTTCCACTGAAAAGAAAGGCAAGCCATGGCTTTTCATCGTCGGCATAGGCGAAGATGGGCTGGATGGGCTCGGTCGCAATGCCGTGGCGGCAATAGAGGCGGCCGAGATTGTTTTCGGTGGCAAACGCCATCTGGAACTGGCGGCTGCAGCCATTCGTGGTGAGGCGCGCCCTTGGCCGGTGCCGTTCGATGCGGAGATGAGCGATGTCGTGGCGTTGCGCGGTAGACGGGTCTGCGTGCTCGCCTCCGGCGATCCGTTCTTTTATGGCGCCGGCGTCACACTTCTGCGGCGGATACCGTCGGAGGAGACAGTCTGCTATCCCTCACCTTCAGCCTTCTCCCAGGCCGCGGCGCGGCTTGGCTGGGCTTTGCAGTCGACCGAATGCGTGTCGTTGCACGGGCGTTCCATCGATCTTTTGCGACCGCATCTGCATCCCGGAGCGAGGATCATCGCGCTTACTTCTGATGAGCGCGCGCCCGCTCTCATCGCGGAATTGCTGTCTCAATCCGGTTTCGGCCAGTCGGAATTTGTCCTGCTCGAAGCTTTGGGCGGAAAGCGGGAGAGGCGGCGGCAAATCAGGGCGGTCGATTTTACCTTTGACGACATCGATCCTTTGAACGTCGTGGCTATCGATGTCGTTGCTGCTGAGGGCGCACGCGTCCTGCCTTTTGTGCAGGGGCTGGATGACAGCCTGTTCGAACATGACGGGCAGATCACCAAGCGTGAAATCCGTGCCGTGACTCTTTCATCGCTGGCTCCGCGCCGGGGCGAGCTGCTGTGGGATATCGGTGCCGGTTCGGGTTCGATTGGTATTGAATGGATGCTGTCGCACCCCTCGCTCCGTGCCATCGCCATAGAGCAGCATCCGGAAAGAGCTGAACGTATCGCCCGCAATGCCGAGGCATTTGGCGTTCCGGGGCTTGAAGTCATGATCGGTGCAGCACCTGCGGCTTTTGAAGGCCTGCCTCAACCGGATGCGATCTTCATTGGTGGTGGCGGCAGCGAAACGGGCGTGTTTGAGGCTGCTCTGGAGGCCTTGAAGCCAGGCGGGCGGCTGGTTGCCAATGCGGTGACGCTTGAAATGGAAGCGGTGCTGCTTGCGGCCCACGCCAGGTTCGGTGGTTCGATGATCCGTCTCGATGTGTCGCGCGTTGTTGCTGTCGGCTCCATGTCGGGCTGGCGTCCGGCCATGCCGGTGACGCAATGGAGCTGGGTCAAGCCATGGTGA